In one window of Hevea brasiliensis isolate MT/VB/25A 57/8 chromosome 10, ASM3005281v1, whole genome shotgun sequence DNA:
- the LOC110670688 gene encoding exopolygalacturonase-like: MDSKTIFSKIYLLFLYVSIVQAQPTVFDITKFGAVADGKADTSQAILSAWKEACAATGSSKILIPTGTFLSGVVSVAGPCKGGIEIEVQGTLQAPPDLQGEGWFNFDHVDEFTISGKGTFDGQGESAWKANNCAKDPKCKPMPMNFRFNFIKKGLVRDVTSLNSKNFHVNVLGCEDFTFQSFIITAPETSINTDGIHIGRSKGVNIIDTKIGTGDDCISIGDGTQNLKVSKVTCGPGHGISIGSLGRYENEEPVSGITVTGCTLTNTMNGVRIKSWPAQFGGSASDIHFEDITMENVSNPILIDQNYCPYGQCNDKGPSKVKISGVSIKNIKGTSASALSVKLDCSSGFPCENVELADIDLAYSGAEGPAKSECTNVKPTITGKLNPAGCQ; this comes from the exons ATGGATAGCAAAACAATTTTCTCAAAAATATATCTACTTTTCTTATATGTTTCTATTGTTCAAGCTCAACCTACTGTTTTTGATATAACAAAATTTGGAGCAGTAGCTGATGGCAAAGCAGATACAAGTCAG GCTATATTGAGTGCTTGGAAAGAGGCTTGCGCAGCAACAGGATCTAGCAAAATTTTGATTCCAACAGGGACATTCTTGTCAGGTGTAGTGAGTGTCGCAGGTCCTTGCAAGGGAGGAATAGAGATTGAAGTTCAAGGAACGTTGCAGGCCCCACCAGACTTGCAAGGGGAAGGTTGGTTTAATTTTGATCATGTTGATGAATTCACTATATCTGGAAAAGGAACTTTTGATGGTCAAGGTGAAAGTGCATGGAAAGCAAATAATTGTGCCAAAGATCCAAAGTGCAAGCCAATGCCTATG aattttaggtttaatttcattaagaaAGGCCTAGTCCGTGATGTGACCTCTCTCAATAGCAAGAATTTTCACGTCAATGTCTTGGGATGCGAAGACTTTACATTCCAAAGCTTTATAATTACCGCACCTGAAACTAGCATTAACACAGATGGAATTCATATTGGACGATCAAAGGGGGTGAATATTATTGATACAAAAATAGGTACAGGTGATGATTGTATCTCTATTGGTGATGGAACCCAAAATCTAAAAGTTTCAAAAGTTACATGTGGACCTGGTCATGGCATCAGCATAGGAAGCCTGGGTAGGTATGAAAATGAAGAACCCGTTTCTGGAATCACCGTTACAGGTTGCACCCTTACCAATACAATGAATGGTGTCAGAATTAAATCTTGGCCAGCACAATTTGGTGGCAGTGCATCTGATATCCATTTTGAGGATATTACTATGGAAAATGTCTCGAATCCTATCCTTATAGATCAAAATTATTGCCCATATGGGCAATGCAATGATAAG GGGCCATCAAAAGTCAAGATTAGTGGCGTTAGCATTAAAAATATAAAGGGAACTTCTGCAAGTGCTCTTTCCGTTAAACTTGATTGTAGTAGTGGATTCCCATGCGAAAATGTGGAACTTGCTGACATCGACTTAGCATATAGTGGTGCTGAAGGACCAGCAAAATCTGAATGCACTAATGTTAAGCCAACAATTACAGGGAAGCTAAATCCAGCAGGCTGTCAATGA